The segment CGATGGTCTGCGCCATGAAGTAGGGCGCGGCGGGCTGGCGGGTGATGGCAGCGGCGATGAGCCGCTCGGCCTCGCCATCGCGCGGGGGGCTTTGCCCTTCCACCCGGGCGAGCTTGTCGAACAGCCCTTCGATGGCCTGCCGGTCGTTCTGGTCCATGAGTCTTGCGTCCTTCTTGCTGTCATTCTTCGCGCTGGCCGGTCAGGCTCAGCAGAAGCTGGAAGATGTTGATGAAGTTCAGGTAAAGCGACAACGCCCCCATGACGGCCATCTTCTGCCGGGTCTCGTGGTCGTGCTGCTGGGCGTATTGCAGCTTGATCGCCTGCGTGTCCCAGGCCGTCAGCCCGACGAAGACCAGAATCCCGATGATCGAGATGGCAAACTGCAGGGCCGAGGAGCCGAGGAAGATGTTGATGATGCTGGCGATGATCACCCCGATCAGGCCCATCATCAGGAAGCTGCCGAACTGGGTCAGGTCGCGTTTCGTGGTGTAGCCGTAAACGCTGAAGGCGGCGAACATCGCGGCCGCGCCGAAGAAGGCCCGGCCGATCGAAACGCCGGTGAACACCAGAAAGATCGAGGCCAGCGACAGGCCCATCACCGCGCAGAAGGCCCAGAACAGCGTCTGCGCCGTGGCGGCCGACACCGACTCGATCTTGAACGACAGGAACAGGATGAAGCCCAGCGGTGCGAGCATGACCAGCCATTTCAGCGGCGTGGTGAAGATCGGCACGTAGAGCGCCGGAACCGAGGCGACCAGAACCGCGACTATCCCGGTCAGCGCAAGGCCGAGGCCCATGTAGTTGTAGATCCGCAGCATGTGGGCGCGCAGGCCCTGGTCATAGGCGGCGGCGGGGGCAAAGCCGGCGTGGCGGCCCTGGATTTCGGGCATGGTATCCTCCTTGGGGGTCAATAAAGGCTGCCGCTCAGCTCTTCGGCCGCGGCGGTCAGGCGTTCGGCGTCACCGGTTTCGGCGATCAGCACATGGGCGGTTTCACCGATCTGGAACCAGACGAGCGGCAAGGTGCCGTAGGGCTCGGACCGGGGCAGCGTCACCGCGAAGGCGCCGGGGCGCACCGCGAAATGCGCGACCCGGCCCAGATCGGGCGTGTCGAACACGATCTCGATGCCAGGACCCTGCGGCGAAGGAAAGACCTGCGCATCCAGCACCGTCCAGTCCGGCGCGAAGGCAGGCAGCAGGATGCCGGTCATCGCGCGCAGTTCCTCGGGGTCAAGATCGGGCACCTCGGGCATCGAGTGCATGTTGAAGCGGATCGCGCTGACATCGCGCGCGGCCAGTGCCGCGGCCACGAACTCCGGCGGCCCGGCAGAGGCGTTGACGGTCGCGACTCCCAGCGGCAGCAGCCCGGCCCAGCCCAGCCAGCCGACCCCGGCCAGCACGGCAACCGGCGCAAACCGCAGGGCGCGGCGCATCAGCCCGTCACGGCGCAGCCCGCGCGACAGCCGGTCCGCGGCTTGCCGCGCGCCCGCCGACCCGGCGTCGGTCAGGGCCAGACGCAGTTCCCGCTGCAGATGCAGATCCTGCATCACCCGCGCCGCCGCCTCGGGGTGCCGCGCCAGATGCGCCTCGACCCGGACGCGCTGCCAGTCGTCGACCTGGCCATCGACATAGGCGGCCAGATCGAGATCGGTGACCGGTTCAGTCACGTTCTGCATCGCGCCCTCCCACCACTCGCAGGCCCGCGGCCCCGGTTTCGCCGTCCTCAAATGCTCTCAGGCTGGCGCGGGCTCGGGCCACGCGCGACATCAGCGTGCCCACCGGCACGCCTGCCACCTGTGCGGCCTCGGCATAGGTCAGCCCCTCAAGCGCGATCAGCGACAGCGCCTCGCGCTGCTCGTCCGGCAGGCCCAGAAAGGCACGCCGCACCTGGCCCAGCCGCACCACCGCTTCCTGCGGTGCGTCGATCGCCGTGGGAGCCAGGGCCGCCACCGCCGCCTCGCGCCGCGCCTCGGCCTGTCGGCTGCGGCGCCGGTCGATGAAGGCATGGCGCAGGATGGTGAAGAGCCAGCTTTTCAGGTTGCCGCCCGTGCGGAACATGCGCCGCTGCTCATGGCCGCGCAGCAAGGCCTCCTGAACCAGATCCTCGGCCTCTGACGGATCGCGCGACAGCGCAAGCGCGAAGCGCCGCAGGGCGGGCAACTGGCCGACGATGTTTTCAGGTTCGTTTGTCATCCTGCCAACCTTACGGAGCCGGAGAGGAGTCTTGTCCATCGTCGGGAGGTTTTTTTTCCTGCCGCCGATTGCGTTCCGGCTGGCCCGTCCGGCCGCGCGCCTTCCGGGCCGCTCTTCGGCACGCCCTTGCCGGCGATGGTGCGGGCAGATTCCGCCTCGGGCGGGCCGACCGCGTGATTGCCAATCGGCGCGATAGATGAGACACCAAACGCCATGGCCTCCGTCGCAATGATCACCAGCATGACCCGCCGGGCCTTCGTCGCCTGGGTCATCGTGCTGACCCTCGTCTGTGTCTGGGGCGCGGGACCGCGGGCGCATCTTTCCGCGCCAATGATGGCGGGGCAACTGGCCGCCCTTGGCGCCGCCACGTCGCCCGATCTGGCTGCGGTGCAGGTCAAACCCGGTCTTGTCCAGCGGGCGGCTGACGAGCGGCCTGCAACCGGCCCGCATCTGGCGCTGCCGGGGGCCGATTTCGGGGCGACGCCCGAACGGGTGATGTCGGCGGATGGGGTTGCGCCGGACTGGACGCTGCCACCGGACCGTCGGCCTCGGCTGCCCGAGCCGCGGGCGCCACCCGCCGCCTGACGCACCGGCATGTCGCGGGGCCGCGAGTCGGCTCTGCCTGCGTGCGATGCTGCGCCGGCGATGACGCGAAGCCCGGGCACCGGGTCGGTTCCTCCGTGCCGCAAGGCACGGGCGACCGCCCCGCGTGACCTGCGGCTTGCACGTCGCTTGTCCCAATTCTTGATGTCGACCCCGTCCCGCCGAGGGCGCGCCCCCGCAGGACGCCGGGTCACAAGGACATGATCATGTCGAAAACCCTGCTTTCGAAACGCCTTCTGATCTGGGGCGTCTGTCTCTGGGGGCTGCTGTTTGCCCTGCCCAATGCCTTCTATCCGCAGGTGGAGCGGCACAATGATGCCGTCGCGGTGCTGATGGAAAACGGCGCGCTGCCGCCCGACCGGCAGGCCGAACTGGATGGCTGGCCGTCCTGGCTGCCCTCCGGCCTGGTCAGCCTCGGGCTCGACCTGCGCGGCGGCGCGCATCTGCTGGCGGAAGTTCAGGTGGCCGAGGTCTATGCCGCGCGGATGGATGCTCTCTGGCCGCAGGCCCGCGACGCGCTGCGCACCATCCGCGATCAGGTCGGCGGCGTGCGCAGGCAGGCGGCCGCCCCCGGCGAGTTGCGCATCGCGCTGTCCGATCCCGCCGGGATGGAGGCCGCCCTTGCGGCGGTGCGGGCGCTGGCCACGCCGGTTGTCAGCCTCACGGGCGTCGGGCAGACCGATATCGCGGCCCGCGCCGAAGGCGGGGTGCTGGTCATCACGCTGACCGAGGCGGAACGCGCGGCATCGGACGAACGCACCATGCAGCAGAGCCTGGAGATCATCCGCCGCCGGGTGGATGAAGTCGGCACCCGCGAACCGACCATCCAGCGCCAGGGCGACAACCGCATCCTGATCCAGGTGCCCGGCATCGGGTCGGCATCGGACCTGAAAGACCTGATCGGCACCACCGCAAGGCTGACGTTCCATCCGGTCGTCGGCCGCGCCGCCAGCGCGGAAACCGACCCCGGCCCCGGCAACCTGATCCTGCCGTCGATGGACGAGCCCGGCGCCTTCTACATCATCGACCGGAGCCCGGTCGTCAGCGGCGACGAGCTGGTCGATGCGCAACCGGCCTTCGACCAGAACAACCGCCCCGCCGTCAGCTTCCGCTTCGATCCGGCGGGCGCGCGGGTGTTTGGCGACTATACCGCCGCCAACATCGGGGCCCCCTTCGCCATCGTGCTGGATGACGAGGTGATCTCGGCCCCGGTGATCCAGAGCCACATCCCCGGCGGATCGGGAATCATCACCGGGTCGTTCTCGGTCGAGGAAAGCACCGAGTTGGCCGTGCTTCTGCGGGCAGGTGCCCTGCCTGCGGGCATGACCTTTCTGGAAGAACGCACCATCGGCCCCGAACTGGGCCAGGACAGCATCGACGCAGGCAAGCGTGCCGCGGTCATCGGCATGGTGGCGGTGATCGGCTTCATGGTGGCCTGCTATGGCACGTTCGGCGTCATGGCCACTGTCGCGCTCGGGTTCAACATGGTGCTGCTCATGGCGGCGCTGTCGGTGCTGGGGGCAACGCTGACCCTGCCCGGCATCGCGGGGATCGTGCTGACCATGGGCATGGCGGTCGATGCCAACGTGCTGATCTTCGAGCGCATCCGCGAGGAGCTGCGACAGGGCCGCCCCGCCGCCCGGGCCATCGACATCGGTTTCGACAAGGCCCTGTCCGCGATCATGGACAGCAACATCACCGGCCTTCTGACCGCGCTGATCATGTTCGCCATCGGCTCCGGCGCGGTGCGCGGCTTTGCGGTGACGCTGGGGCTCGGCATCCTCACCTCGATGTTCACGGCGGTCTATGTGACCCGGCTGATCATCGGGTCGTGGATGCGGTGGCGCAAGCCGAAGGCGATCACCGTCAGGGGGTGGCTGAAGCTGGCACCCGACCACACCGTGATCGACTTCTTCCGCGTGCAATGGGTCACCTTCGGCGCCTCGGTCGCGGCGGTCGCGGCCGCGCTGCTGCTGGTCGCGACCATGGGCCTGAACTTCGGGATCGACTTCAAGGGCGGCACCACCTTCCGCACCGAGACGACGCAGGAACCGGATCTGGGGGCCTACCGCAGCGCGCTTTCCGCGCTGGAGCTTGGCGATGTAGCCATCTCGCAGGTGTTCGACCCGGCGTTCCGGGTCGACCAGCATGTCGCGATGATCCGCGTGCAGGCGCAGGCCGGGGCCGAGGCCATTGCGGCCGAAACCATCGCAGAGGTGCAGGAGGCGCTGCGGGCCGTCGATTCGGCGATCACCTTCACGGCGGTGGAATCGGTCGGCCCCAAGGTTTCGGCCGAACTGATCTGGCTGGCACTGATGGCCGTGGGGGCCGGTGCCATCGGCATCCTCGCCTATGTCTGGCTGCGGTTCGAATGGCAGTTCGCGGTGGGCACGGTCGCGGCGCTGGTGCATGACGTGATCGTCACGGTCGGCATCTTCGCGCTGTTCCAGCTGAAGTTCGACCTGACCATCGTGGCGGCGCTGCTGACCATCCTCGGCTATTCGGTGAACGACACCGTGGTGATCTTCGACCGGTTGCGCGAGAACCTGGCGAAATACAAGGCCATGCCCCTGCGCGACCTGATGAACCTGTCGGCCAACGAAACCCTGAGCCGCACCCTGATGACCGCGATG is part of the Paracoccaceae bacterium Fryx2 genome and harbors:
- a CDS encoding anti-sigma factor; its protein translation is MQNVTEPVTDLDLAAYVDGQVDDWQRVRVEAHLARHPEAAARVMQDLHLQRELRLALTDAGSAGARQAADRLSRGLRRDGLMRRALRFAPVAVLAGVGWLGWAGLLPLGVATVNASAGPPEFVAAALAARDVSAIRFNMHSMPEVPDLDPEELRAMTGILLPAFAPDWTVLDAQVFPSPQGPGIEIVFDTPDLGRVAHFAVRPGAFAVTLPRSEPYGTLPLVWFQIGETAHVLIAETGDAERLTAAAEELSGSLY
- the secD gene encoding protein translocase subunit SecD, with protein sequence MSKTLLSKRLLIWGVCLWGLLFALPNAFYPQVERHNDAVAVLMENGALPPDRQAELDGWPSWLPSGLVSLGLDLRGGAHLLAEVQVAEVYAARMDALWPQARDALRTIRDQVGGVRRQAAAPGELRIALSDPAGMEAALAAVRALATPVVSLTGVGQTDIAARAEGGVLVITLTEAERAASDERTMQQSLEIIRRRVDEVGTREPTIQRQGDNRILIQVPGIGSASDLKDLIGTTARLTFHPVVGRAASAETDPGPGNLILPSMDEPGAFYIIDRSPVVSGDELVDAQPAFDQNNRPAVSFRFDPAGARVFGDYTAANIGAPFAIVLDDEVISAPVIQSHIPGGSGIITGSFSVEESTELAVLLRAGALPAGMTFLEERTIGPELGQDSIDAGKRAAVIGMVAVIGFMVACYGTFGVMATVALGFNMVLLMAALSVLGATLTLPGIAGIVLTMGMAVDANVLIFERIREELRQGRPAARAIDIGFDKALSAIMDSNITGLLTALIMFAIGSGAVRGFAVTLGLGILTSMFTAVYVTRLIIGSWMRWRKPKAITVRGWLKLAPDHTVIDFFRVQWVTFGASVAAVAAALLLVATMGLNFGIDFKGGTTFRTETTQEPDLGAYRSALSALELGDVAISQVFDPAFRVDQHVAMIRVQAQAGAEAIAAETIAEVQEALRAVDSAITFTAVESVGPKVSAELIWLALMAVGAGAIGILAYVWLRFEWQFAVGTVAALVHDVIVTVGIFALFQLKFDLTIVAALLTILGYSVNDTVVIFDRLRENLAKYKAMPLRDLMNLSANETLSRTLMTAMTTLIALVVLLVFGGDVIRGFVFAMLFGVIIGTYSTLYVAKNIVLFLGLDRSDKPKRGADHEFANIDA
- a CDS encoding sigma-70 family RNA polymerase sigma factor, which gives rise to MTNEPENIVGQLPALRRFALALSRDPSEAEDLVQEALLRGHEQRRMFRTGGNLKSWLFTILRHAFIDRRRSRQAEARREAAVAALAPTAIDAPQEAVVRLGQVRRAFLGLPDEQREALSLIALEGLTYAEAAQVAGVPVGTLMSRVARARASLRAFEDGETGAAGLRVVGGRDAERD
- a CDS encoding Bax inhibitor-1/YccA family protein, with the protein product MPEIQGRHAGFAPAAAYDQGLRAHMLRIYNYMGLGLALTGIVAVLVASVPALYVPIFTTPLKWLVMLAPLGFILFLSFKIESVSAATAQTLFWAFCAVMGLSLASIFLVFTGVSIGRAFFGAAAMFAAFSVYGYTTKRDLTQFGSFLMMGLIGVIIASIINIFLGSSALQFAISIIGILVFVGLTAWDTQAIKLQYAQQHDHETRQKMAVMGALSLYLNFINIFQLLLSLTGQREE